A window of the Isosphaera pallida ATCC 43644 genome harbors these coding sequences:
- a CDS encoding DUF1559 domain-containing protein produces the protein MTSSSMARRVRRAGFTLIELLVVIAIIAVLIALLLPAVQSAREAARRAQCVNNLKQIGLALMNYESANGVFPPGGVADESKAGIWGGVGANNVLSWRALILPQMEATAVYNAINFSQPMSSNAPDPRAQWTAYMTVNSTWLCPSDDNPGGISPGFRAMGGLNGNFPNGTSPNNPITNAPETRVPVSNYAGSFGDNYAIGGLTPPGGPWETPINTVLPPGVPRSGHAGFWGTNFNENLSARGPGVLRGYFSYRIAGIAPVTIASVTDGTSNTIMAGETLPAQVADNNFWNHNGCTFGTTIPINWQTRQAPAIQFGSPVWTSRFSYASKGAKSNHPGGANFLFGDGSVKFLKNTINPIAYNALGSRNGGEVVSADAL, from the coding sequence ATGACGTCATCCTCGATGGCTCGGCGCGTGCGCCGCGCCGGTTTCACCCTGATTGAGCTTCTGGTGGTGATCGCCATCATCGCGGTGCTGATTGCGTTGTTGTTGCCAGCGGTGCAGTCGGCGCGGGAAGCGGCCCGTCGTGCCCAGTGTGTCAACAACCTCAAGCAGATCGGCCTGGCGCTGATGAACTACGAATCGGCCAATGGCGTGTTTCCTCCCGGCGGCGTCGCCGATGAGAGCAAGGCCGGAATTTGGGGCGGGGTGGGCGCAAACAACGTGCTGTCCTGGCGTGCTTTGATTTTGCCTCAAATGGAGGCGACCGCAGTTTACAACGCGATCAACTTCAGCCAGCCGATGAGCAGCAACGCCCCCGATCCCCGCGCTCAGTGGACCGCATATATGACGGTCAACAGCACCTGGCTGTGTCCTTCGGATGACAATCCCGGCGGGATTTCGCCTGGGTTCCGCGCGATGGGCGGCCTCAACGGCAACTTCCCCAACGGCACGTCGCCCAATAACCCCATCACCAATGCGCCGGAGACCCGGGTCCCGGTCTCGAACTACGCCGGCAGCTTCGGCGACAACTACGCCATTGGCGGTTTGACCCCGCCGGGAGGTCCTTGGGAAACCCCCATCAACACGGTACTGCCGCCGGGCGTTCCCCGGAGCGGCCACGCTGGCTTCTGGGGGACCAACTTCAACGAGAACTTGTCGGCTCGGGGTCCGGGGGTGTTGCGGGGCTACTTCAGCTATCGCATCGCCGGCATTGCTCCAGTGACGATCGCCAGCGTGACTGACGGCACCTCCAACACCATTATGGCGGGTGAGACTCTGCCGGCTCAGGTTGCCGACAACAATTTCTGGAACCACAACGGTTGTACCTTCGGCACCACCATTCCCATCAACTGGCAGACCCGGCAAGCTCCCGCCATTCAATTCGGCTCGCCGGTGTGGACCAGCCGCTTCAGCTATGCCAGCAAGGGAGCCAAGAGCAATCACCCCGGCGGGGCCAACTTCCTCTTTGGTGACGGCTCGGTCAAGTTCCTCAAGAACACCATCAACCCCATCGCCTACAACGCGCTGGGCTCCCGCAACGGTGGCGAAGTCGTCTCGGCCGACGCCCTGTGA
- a CDS encoding DUF362 domain-containing protein, protein MTTPESGATPTPCVSRRRFLQVGATTGLTLGGLGGADASTAAPAGVVSASTSRGVIQPPAEGELGIPGPYPGRVVEVRNPAMSVHRVKNRAAIETTLDRAMTELTGADSAIEAWRVFFEPGDVVGIKMNPVGNPLANSSSELMLAVIDRLKAVGIKPSDIVVFERYKNEFINARMHEAVPDGITWGGLTPADDPSQLEIDFKDDLWGYDPDEFVEMDIVHQGFDPKDDRTRRSHLGKLITRRVNKLVLLPVLKDHGSAGVTGALKNMSHGLVNNVARSHSTPQTNVCNYFIPSVVRHPVIRRKCVLQIMDGIIGVYQGGPFAHAENIRWTWEANTLFVATDPVALDMVEWMRIDAKRKEMGLAPVGAVGRLALDADREGFDIRQPQHIILAGNLGLGRFEFKSPRGRRSSIDHRIVTLDPAA, encoded by the coding sequence ATGACCACACCGGAGTCGGGCGCGACGCCCACCCCATGCGTTTCACGTCGTCGATTCCTTCAAGTCGGAGCGACGACGGGGTTGACCCTGGGTGGTCTGGGAGGGGCCGACGCCTCGACGGCGGCCCCCGCGGGGGTGGTCTCCGCCTCGACCTCTCGCGGAGTGATTCAACCCCCCGCCGAGGGGGAACTGGGAATCCCCGGACCTTATCCTGGACGAGTGGTGGAGGTTCGCAATCCCGCCATGTCGGTCCATCGGGTCAAAAACCGCGCTGCCATCGAAACGACCCTGGACCGCGCGATGACCGAACTGACCGGAGCTGACTCGGCGATCGAAGCCTGGCGCGTCTTCTTCGAACCAGGCGACGTGGTGGGGATCAAAATGAATCCGGTCGGCAACCCGTTGGCCAACTCCTCGTCCGAACTCATGCTAGCGGTCATCGACCGCCTGAAAGCGGTCGGAATCAAACCTTCCGACATTGTGGTTTTTGAACGCTACAAAAATGAATTCATCAACGCTCGCATGCACGAGGCGGTTCCCGACGGAATCACTTGGGGCGGTCTGACTCCGGCCGACGACCCCAGCCAACTCGAAATCGACTTCAAAGACGACCTCTGGGGCTATGACCCCGACGAGTTCGTGGAGATGGACATTGTCCACCAAGGCTTCGACCCCAAGGACGATCGCACCCGTCGTTCCCACCTGGGCAAGTTGATCACCCGTCGCGTCAACAAGTTGGTGTTGCTGCCGGTCCTCAAGGATCACGGCTCGGCGGGAGTCACCGGAGCGCTCAAAAATATGAGCCACGGGTTGGTCAACAATGTGGCCCGCTCGCACTCGACTCCTCAAACCAACGTCTGCAATTACTTCATCCCATCGGTGGTGCGTCATCCGGTGATTCGCCGCAAGTGTGTGCTCCAAATCATGGACGGGATCATCGGAGTTTATCAAGGCGGTCCCTTCGCCCACGCTGAGAACATCCGATGGACTTGGGAGGCAAACACCTTGTTCGTGGCGACCGACCCCGTCGCCCTGGACATGGTGGAATGGATGCGGATCGATGCCAAACGCAAGGAAATGGGTTTGGCTCCCGTGGGCGCGGTGGGCCGGTTGGCCTTGGACGCCGATCGAGAAGGGTTCGATATCCGCCAACCTCAACATATCATCCTCGCCGGCAACTTGGGTTTGGGACGGTTCGAATTCAAATCGCCCCGGGGTCGGCGATCCTCCATCGACCATCGAATTGTGACGCTTGACCCAGCGGCTTAA
- a CDS encoding tetratricopeptide repeat protein: MSWDHQAIVDQWAGGDREEARRRVRAWLERTPDDPLAWFASARLAVWEDRGQTALDHLARAEERGLDRRLGESLKRIMLARSDRGREVEAMLATQVADGTALEPDATAALARLAIADFRLKQAQPLLDRWIRLAPGDPTPWVWRADILRRADAELDPILEAYTRALELDPACQKARLGLAEALLNAHRNDEAEAQFQTLLEQAADRFEIWLSFGRNAVEAGRFEEAATRFERALSLAPEGRRGEVHAEWGRMEARRGQLEAAREQLQSAWETSPYDADLAGSLGRVLRALGREAEARPLLERAELLRRDQRRLDELRARLVSHPEDVDASSEVARWMFDHGRDAEGLIWAERTLERAPDHAATHRCLATYYDRIGQPGLANHHRERAALKINQAHPKG, translated from the coding sequence TTGTCTTGGGACCATCAAGCGATTGTGGATCAGTGGGCGGGGGGGGATCGGGAGGAGGCGCGACGTAGGGTTCGGGCGTGGCTGGAACGGACGCCCGACGATCCTCTGGCCTGGTTCGCCTCGGCCCGTCTGGCTGTCTGGGAGGATCGCGGCCAAACCGCGTTGGACCACCTGGCACGCGCTGAGGAGCGTGGTCTGGACCGCCGGCTTGGCGAGTCGCTTAAACGGATCATGCTAGCGCGATCGGATCGCGGGCGCGAGGTCGAGGCCATGCTGGCGACTCAGGTTGCGGACGGGACCGCGTTGGAACCGGATGCGACCGCAGCTTTGGCTCGATTGGCCATCGCCGACTTCCGACTCAAGCAGGCCCAACCCCTGCTCGATCGCTGGATTCGTCTGGCTCCAGGCGACCCGACCCCCTGGGTGTGGCGGGCCGACATCCTCCGTCGCGCTGACGCTGAACTCGACCCGATCCTTGAGGCGTACACCCGGGCGCTCGAACTCGACCCCGCTTGCCAAAAGGCGCGACTCGGGTTGGCTGAAGCGTTGCTCAACGCCCACCGCAACGACGAAGCCGAAGCTCAATTTCAAACACTTCTTGAACAAGCGGCCGATCGGTTTGAAATCTGGTTGAGTTTTGGGCGTAACGCGGTGGAGGCGGGACGATTCGAGGAGGCGGCGACGCGGTTCGAGCGTGCGTTGAGCCTTGCGCCGGAGGGTCGTCGAGGCGAGGTCCATGCTGAATGGGGACGGATGGAGGCTCGTCGAGGTCAGTTGGAAGCGGCTCGGGAGCAACTCCAAAGCGCGTGGGAGACATCGCCCTACGATGCCGATCTGGCGGGTTCCTTGGGTCGCGTTCTTCGAGCATTGGGACGCGAGGCCGAAGCGCGACCGTTGCTAGAGCGGGCGGAGTTGTTGCGTCGCGACCAGCGCCGATTGGACGAGTTGAGAGCGCGGTTGGTCTCTCATCCTGAGGATGTTGACGCCTCGTCCGAGGTCGCCCGTTGGATGTTCGATCATGGCCGAGACGCAGAAGGGCTGATCTGGGCGGAACGAACCCTGGAGCGTGCGCCGGATCATGCGGCGACCCACCGTTGTCTGGCTACGTATTATGATCGGATTGGCCAACCTGGCCTGGCGAATCATCACCGCGAGCGCGCCGCGCTGAAAATCAATCAAGCTCATCCGAAGGGGTGA
- a CDS encoding PEP-CTERM sorting domain-containing protein has product MMMSRSGIRLWTFAAIALFGGASTTMADPIQMFFPTGNTQNDLSPERFPNVVVLIDNPTFPNNPTNDVAQADWMTREGWLTGWNFRDIRLAYDRATDTMAVAFNGFKNPDGSPINIAGDADGNGDPNNSDPRTIAAGGIDWPNFGGTESMTIAFDTNMDGVPNVVAGIPANKPGSGLDAFTVARFALSPEGVVRGIEQSFGEVLTDHVGELAFAPSPDHPDLQFTIRNFSRLPGLTPFELDGEIAFSYNIRAYAGSLDDVVAGEDQFSGQVRGQIPIPEPTTLLLWIGSGLGAACLARRRTQV; this is encoded by the coding sequence ATGATGATGAGCCGTTCAGGCATTCGTCTTTGGACCTTCGCGGCGATCGCCTTGTTCGGCGGCGCTTCGACCACGATGGCCGACCCCATCCAGATGTTCTTTCCTACCGGCAACACCCAAAACGACCTCAGCCCCGAACGCTTTCCCAACGTTGTGGTGCTGATCGATAATCCAACGTTCCCCAACAACCCCACCAACGACGTGGCTCAAGCCGACTGGATGACTCGAGAGGGTTGGTTGACCGGTTGGAACTTCCGAGACATTCGTCTGGCTTACGACCGAGCCACAGACACGATGGCGGTGGCGTTCAACGGGTTCAAAAACCCGGATGGTTCACCCATCAACATCGCGGGCGACGCCGATGGCAACGGCGACCCCAATAATTCGGATCCCCGCACCATCGCCGCCGGCGGGATCGACTGGCCCAACTTCGGCGGCACCGAATCGATGACCATCGCGTTCGACACCAACATGGACGGCGTGCCCAACGTGGTAGCAGGAATCCCCGCCAACAAACCCGGCTCTGGTCTCGACGCCTTTACCGTCGCACGCTTCGCCTTGTCCCCTGAAGGTGTGGTGCGCGGCATTGAACAAAGCTTCGGCGAGGTTCTGACCGACCATGTCGGCGAACTCGCTTTTGCTCCCTCCCCCGACCATCCCGACCTCCAATTCACCATTCGCAACTTCAGCCGTCTGCCGGGTTTGACCCCGTTTGAACTCGACGGCGAAATCGCCTTCAGCTACAACATCCGCGCCTACGCGGGGTCGCTGGATGATGTGGTGGCGGGCGAGGATCAGTTCTCTGGCCAAGTCCGTGGTCAAATCCCCATCCCTGAACCCACCACCTTGTTGCTTTGGATCGGCTCGGGCCTTGGTGCTGCTTGTCTGGCGCGCCGTCGAACTCAGGTCTGA
- a CDS encoding PEP-CTERM sorting domain-containing protein (PEP-CTERM proteins occur, often in large numbers, in the proteomes of bacteria that also encode an exosortase, a predicted intramembrane cysteine proteinase. The presence of a PEP-CTERM domain at a protein's C-terminus predicts cleavage within the sorting domain, followed by covalent anchoring to some some component of the (usually Gram-negative) cell surface. Many PEP-CTERM proteins exhibit an unusual sequence composition that includes large numbers of potential glycosylation sites. Expression of one such protein has been shown restore the ability of a bacterium to form floc, a type of biofilm.): MVWPPSLSPAYRQVLGGGIQPGIEQSYGETLTNNVGVLTYFGTREAPDFQFTIRNFSTLPGFTPEFDPFTGDLIVNYDVRAYAGSLDDVVSGEDLFFGQVRGQIIPEPSSIVAMVTLAALFGWRTHRRLRRNADPTV, translated from the coding sequence ATGGTCTGGCCGCCTTCACTGTCGCCCGCTTATCGTCAAGTCCTCGGCGGCGGAATCCAACCCGGCATCGAGCAAAGCTACGGCGAGACCCTCACCAACAATGTGGGGGTGTTGACCTACTTCGGCACCCGCGAGGCACCCGATTTTCAGTTCACCATCCGCAACTTCTCAACTTTGCCTGGATTTACCCCGGAATTCGACCCCTTCACTGGCGATTTGATCGTCAACTACGACGTTCGCGCCTACGCCGGCAGCCTGGACGACGTGGTGTCGGGCGAGGATCTGTTTTTCGGTCAAGTTCGTGGTCAAATTATTCCCGAGCCGTCTTCGATCGTGGCGATGGTTACCTTGGCCGCGCTCTTCGGTTGGCGGACCCATCGTCGCCTTAGGCGAAACGCCGATCCGACGGTTTGA